GAGACGGTCTACGGACTGGCGGGCGATGCCTGGGCCGAGGCGGCCGTCCGGCGAATCTTCGAGGCCAAGCAGCGCCCGGCGGATAATCCCCTGATCGTCCATGTGCATGGACTCGAAGGCCTCCACCGGGTGGCCCGGCGGGTCCCGCCGCTGGCCGACGAACTGGCCACACGCTGGTGGCCTGGCCCGCTCAGCCTGGTCGTCGAGGCTGCCGAGGACCTGCCGAGCGTGACCCGGGGCGGGCTGACGACCGTTGCGGTACGCATGCCCGCCCACCCGGTGGCGCTCGCCGTCCTGAAGGCGGCCGATCTTCCGCTGGCCGCGCCAAGCGCCAACCGTTCCGGCCGTCCCAGCCCCACCACCGCGGCTCACGTCGTCGACGACCTCGGCGGGCGGGTGGACCTGGTGCTCGACGCTGGACGCTGCCGGGTCGGCGTGGAATCGACCGTGGT
The genomic region above belongs to Luteitalea sp. and contains:
- a CDS encoding threonylcarbamoyl-AMP synthase, producing MVEHATPVIRVDPERPAAPAVERAAAILRDGGIVGLPTETVYGLAGDAWAEAAVRRIFEAKQRPADNPLIVHVHGLEGLHRVARRVPPLADELATRWWPGPLSLVVEAAEDLPSVTRGGLTTVAVRMPAHPVALAVLKAADLPLAAPSANRSGRPSPTTAAHVVDDLGGRVDLVLDAGRCRVGVESTVV